ACCCCACACTCCTCCCCAAACTCCACCCTACACCCCTCTTACACCGCCCCACACCACACCCCACATTCCACCCCATACCCGTCCACACATTCCACCCCATACCCGTTCACACATTCCACCCCACACCACACACCATCCGACACAACCCCATACCCCACATTCCACCCCACACCAAACCACCCCCTCCTCACACTTTGCCCCTCACCACACCACACCCCGCATTCCAACTCACACCACACCAGACCACCAACTCACACTCCTCCCCAAACCCCACATTCCACCTCACCCATCCTCACTCTCCACCCCACACCCCAACCTAGACccctcaaccctctctctctctctctctctctctctcaatgcaacgtttgagatatttccttctctactgctcattttctgtgttttgttttgcCCTAGTGCAGAAGAtatctctcaataaataaatctcGTTGTATTCTCCCATTAAAAATATCATCTGTTTCCCAACCGTATTCTTACAGTAGGAGCTGAGAACATCCTTCCATCTTCTGAGAATAGCCGCTTTCATCTCCTCGTAAAACCACAAAAAATCGTTCCTGAGCCATGAATCTCTGCTCTATATCGCCAACGTATCGAGAGTAAATGTGCATTTGTCCCACTGAAATGATATAAGGAAAAAGTAAGTAggtaagaaggaaggaaggaaggaataaaagcgTAAAAATATGAGATGATGAAACTAGAGAGATGCTTAATCAAGgtttgagatttatatatatatatatatatatatatatatatatatatatatatatatatatatatatatatatatatatatatatatatatatatatatatatatatatatatatatatatatatatatatatatatatatatatatatatatatatatatatatatatatatatatatatacatatatacatatatatatatatatatatatatatatatatatatatatatatatatatatatatatatatatatatatatatatatatatgtgtgtgtgtgtgtgtgtgtgtgtgtgtgttgtgtgtgtgtaaatatagctTTTATCTCCAAGCGCTCCTAAGACCATTACTACTCAATCATAAAACAGAAATGAGCATCCCTCACCATCTGGTGAAAaaaatcttcaacaaaatcaTTTGTTCAAACCATCCATCACAGGAAACCATTTACCCAACAGCTCAAAGAAGcacgagggagggagggagagatcgCATCAAAACCTTTCCAGTTTCCAGACCCAAGCGGATACAGTTTCCAGGGAAAAAGAGCAACAATAAAAGAGTAACAATGTCAGTTGATAGAACTGCAGAATAACGCCAACGGTTTCCAGTCCAGTAGAAGTACTGAAGTGGCGCTGGATGAAAAGCGCGTATCCGCAAAGTTTTCCAAAGGTGGATTCCATACGGAATGGGAATGCACATAGAGGCAAAGGGCCTTCAGGAATACAATGGGCcagttcggagagagagagagagaaagtttatttgaTACCtagacaataacaataatatccaa
The sequence above is drawn from the Macrobrachium rosenbergii isolate ZJJX-2024 chromosome 15, ASM4041242v1, whole genome shotgun sequence genome and encodes:
- the LOC136846237 gene encoding uncharacterized protein, whose product is MALDEKRVSENKVFQRNIHLTPHLTPHTTPHTTRHPYPTIPPQPHTPSPYYNPTHHCTLHTTLQPHPTPHPIPYPHPTPHPNPHPTLLPKLHPTPLLHRPTPHPTFHPIPVHTFHPIPVHTFHPTPHTIRHNPIPHIPPHTKPPPPHTLPLTTPHPAFQLTPHQTTNSHSSPNPTFHLTHPHSPPHTPT